One Lycium barbarum isolate Lr01 chromosome 5, ASM1917538v2, whole genome shotgun sequence genomic window carries:
- the LOC132640130 gene encoding nuclear pore complex protein NUP1-like isoform X1, whose product MFSITPPPIDIPEEEKNLDPHSRLIPVCHFMKDTAQNQAASTCQIQNFGEPFFLVVHEGERLAKVKARIQKKLQVSDEAFSKWKFAFLSLGHPEYLQDSDIVFNRFQKIDVYGSWEQYLGLEHSDTPTSATPGIFSFGASSSASSKNAVNASSRVSPSLFAFGASSASSQTASTAGIFGSNWQAPKSPGFSSPFSSATPTAFAFGASSSFFTAPTTTAVAFGSAPITPSGPAISFGSNLTNSSSQAIFGYSTTPFTALPGNNNQMKSKEGSMAKDAMHASSPAISFDQPSVSPSPVGFMFGSTPSPFQFGGQQSQPAAQNPSPFAASGSLGAGGSFSFGSSGPDKSG is encoded by the exons ATGTTTTCCATCACTCCTCCACCGATAGAT ATTCCTGAAGAGGAGAAAAACCTTGATCCTCATAGTCGCTTAATTCCTGTTTGTCATTTTATGAAGGACACAGCTCAAAATCAAGCGGCAAGTACATGT CAAATACAGAACTTTGGTGAGCCCTTTTTCCTGGTTGTTCATGAGGGTGAGAGATTGGCCAAAGTTAAAGCTCGCATTCAGAAAAAATTGCAGGTTTCAGATGAGGCATTTTCAAAG TGGAAATTTGCATTTTTGTCCCTGGGTCATCCCGAGTACCTTCAGGACTCAGATATTGTGTTCAACCGCTTTCAG AAAATAGATGTGTATGGTTCTTGGGAGCAGTACCTTGGATTAGAGCACAGTGATACCCCCACTAGTGCTACCCCCGGCATATTTAGTTTTGGTGCTAGCTCTTCAGCTTCGTCAAAAAATGCTGTCAATGCCAGCAGCAGAGTCAGTCCTAGTCTATTTGCTTTTGGTGCCAGTTCTGCCTCTTCACAAACTGCCAGTACTGCTGGAATTTTCGGTTCCAATTGGCAGGCCCCAAAGTCTCCAGGCTTCAGTTCCCCATTTAGTTCTGCTACCCCTACTGCGTTTGCATTTGGAGCATCCTCGTCTTTTTTTACTGCTCCAACCACCACAGCGGTGGCCTTTGGATCAGCACCCATTACCCCTAGTGGACCAGCCATTTCATTTGGTTCAAATTTGACCAACTCGTCTTCACAGGCCATATTTGGTTACTCTACTACTCCTTTTACTGCGCTCCCTGGGAACAATAACCAGATGAAGTCAAAGGAAGGCAGCATGGCTAAGGACGCTATGCATGCATCTTCCCCTGCAATTTCATTTGATCAACCTTCTGTCTCGCCCTCTCCAGTTGGTTTCATGTTTGGTTCAACTCCTAGTCCATTCCAGTTTGGCGGCCAGCAGAGTCAGCCTGCTGCTCAGAACCCATCTCCATTTGCAGCATCAGGCAGTTTAGGTGCTGGAGGAAGTTTCTCATTCGGTAGCAGTGGTCCTGACAAATCAGGTTGA
- the LOC132640130 gene encoding nuclear pore complex protein NUP1-like isoform X2, with protein sequence MFSITPPPIDIPEEEKNLDPHSRLIPVCHFMKDTAQNQAQIQNFGEPFFLVVHEGERLAKVKARIQKKLQVSDEAFSKWKFAFLSLGHPEYLQDSDIVFNRFQKIDVYGSWEQYLGLEHSDTPTSATPGIFSFGASSSASSKNAVNASSRVSPSLFAFGASSASSQTASTAGIFGSNWQAPKSPGFSSPFSSATPTAFAFGASSSFFTAPTTTAVAFGSAPITPSGPAISFGSNLTNSSSQAIFGYSTTPFTALPGNNNQMKSKEGSMAKDAMHASSPAISFDQPSVSPSPVGFMFGSTPSPFQFGGQQSQPAAQNPSPFAASGSLGAGGSFSFGSSGPDKSG encoded by the exons ATGTTTTCCATCACTCCTCCACCGATAGAT ATTCCTGAAGAGGAGAAAAACCTTGATCCTCATAGTCGCTTAATTCCTGTTTGTCATTTTATGAAGGACACAGCTCAAAATCAAGCG CAAATACAGAACTTTGGTGAGCCCTTTTTCCTGGTTGTTCATGAGGGTGAGAGATTGGCCAAAGTTAAAGCTCGCATTCAGAAAAAATTGCAGGTTTCAGATGAGGCATTTTCAAAG TGGAAATTTGCATTTTTGTCCCTGGGTCATCCCGAGTACCTTCAGGACTCAGATATTGTGTTCAACCGCTTTCAG AAAATAGATGTGTATGGTTCTTGGGAGCAGTACCTTGGATTAGAGCACAGTGATACCCCCACTAGTGCTACCCCCGGCATATTTAGTTTTGGTGCTAGCTCTTCAGCTTCGTCAAAAAATGCTGTCAATGCCAGCAGCAGAGTCAGTCCTAGTCTATTTGCTTTTGGTGCCAGTTCTGCCTCTTCACAAACTGCCAGTACTGCTGGAATTTTCGGTTCCAATTGGCAGGCCCCAAAGTCTCCAGGCTTCAGTTCCCCATTTAGTTCTGCTACCCCTACTGCGTTTGCATTTGGAGCATCCTCGTCTTTTTTTACTGCTCCAACCACCACAGCGGTGGCCTTTGGATCAGCACCCATTACCCCTAGTGGACCAGCCATTTCATTTGGTTCAAATTTGACCAACTCGTCTTCACAGGCCATATTTGGTTACTCTACTACTCCTTTTACTGCGCTCCCTGGGAACAATAACCAGATGAAGTCAAAGGAAGGCAGCATGGCTAAGGACGCTATGCATGCATCTTCCCCTGCAATTTCATTTGATCAACCTTCTGTCTCGCCCTCTCCAGTTGGTTTCATGTTTGGTTCAACTCCTAGTCCATTCCAGTTTGGCGGCCAGCAGAGTCAGCCTGCTGCTCAGAACCCATCTCCATTTGCAGCATCAGGCAGTTTAGGTGCTGGAGGAAGTTTCTCATTCGGTAGCAGTGGTCCTGACAAATCAGGTTGA
- the LOC132640130 gene encoding nuclear pore complex protein NUP1-like isoform X3, whose protein sequence is MKDTAQNQAASTCQIQNFGEPFFLVVHEGERLAKVKARIQKKLQVSDEAFSKWKFAFLSLGHPEYLQDSDIVFNRFQKIDVYGSWEQYLGLEHSDTPTSATPGIFSFGASSSASSKNAVNASSRVSPSLFAFGASSASSQTASTAGIFGSNWQAPKSPGFSSPFSSATPTAFAFGASSSFFTAPTTTAVAFGSAPITPSGPAISFGSNLTNSSSQAIFGYSTTPFTALPGNNNQMKSKEGSMAKDAMHASSPAISFDQPSVSPSPVGFMFGSTPSPFQFGGQQSQPAAQNPSPFAASGSLGAGGSFSFGSSGPDKSG, encoded by the exons ATGAAGGACACAGCTCAAAATCAAGCGGCAAGTACATGT CAAATACAGAACTTTGGTGAGCCCTTTTTCCTGGTTGTTCATGAGGGTGAGAGATTGGCCAAAGTTAAAGCTCGCATTCAGAAAAAATTGCAGGTTTCAGATGAGGCATTTTCAAAG TGGAAATTTGCATTTTTGTCCCTGGGTCATCCCGAGTACCTTCAGGACTCAGATATTGTGTTCAACCGCTTTCAG AAAATAGATGTGTATGGTTCTTGGGAGCAGTACCTTGGATTAGAGCACAGTGATACCCCCACTAGTGCTACCCCCGGCATATTTAGTTTTGGTGCTAGCTCTTCAGCTTCGTCAAAAAATGCTGTCAATGCCAGCAGCAGAGTCAGTCCTAGTCTATTTGCTTTTGGTGCCAGTTCTGCCTCTTCACAAACTGCCAGTACTGCTGGAATTTTCGGTTCCAATTGGCAGGCCCCAAAGTCTCCAGGCTTCAGTTCCCCATTTAGTTCTGCTACCCCTACTGCGTTTGCATTTGGAGCATCCTCGTCTTTTTTTACTGCTCCAACCACCACAGCGGTGGCCTTTGGATCAGCACCCATTACCCCTAGTGGACCAGCCATTTCATTTGGTTCAAATTTGACCAACTCGTCTTCACAGGCCATATTTGGTTACTCTACTACTCCTTTTACTGCGCTCCCTGGGAACAATAACCAGATGAAGTCAAAGGAAGGCAGCATGGCTAAGGACGCTATGCATGCATCTTCCCCTGCAATTTCATTTGATCAACCTTCTGTCTCGCCCTCTCCAGTTGGTTTCATGTTTGGTTCAACTCCTAGTCCATTCCAGTTTGGCGGCCAGCAGAGTCAGCCTGCTGCTCAGAACCCATCTCCATTTGCAGCATCAGGCAGTTTAGGTGCTGGAGGAAGTTTCTCATTCGGTAGCAGTGGTCCTGACAAATCAGGTTGA
- the LOC132640130 gene encoding nuclear pore complex protein NUP1-like isoform X4: MKDTAQNQAQIQNFGEPFFLVVHEGERLAKVKARIQKKLQVSDEAFSKWKFAFLSLGHPEYLQDSDIVFNRFQKIDVYGSWEQYLGLEHSDTPTSATPGIFSFGASSSASSKNAVNASSRVSPSLFAFGASSASSQTASTAGIFGSNWQAPKSPGFSSPFSSATPTAFAFGASSSFFTAPTTTAVAFGSAPITPSGPAISFGSNLTNSSSQAIFGYSTTPFTALPGNNNQMKSKEGSMAKDAMHASSPAISFDQPSVSPSPVGFMFGSTPSPFQFGGQQSQPAAQNPSPFAASGSLGAGGSFSFGSSGPDKSG, encoded by the exons ATGAAGGACACAGCTCAAAATCAAGCG CAAATACAGAACTTTGGTGAGCCCTTTTTCCTGGTTGTTCATGAGGGTGAGAGATTGGCCAAAGTTAAAGCTCGCATTCAGAAAAAATTGCAGGTTTCAGATGAGGCATTTTCAAAG TGGAAATTTGCATTTTTGTCCCTGGGTCATCCCGAGTACCTTCAGGACTCAGATATTGTGTTCAACCGCTTTCAG AAAATAGATGTGTATGGTTCTTGGGAGCAGTACCTTGGATTAGAGCACAGTGATACCCCCACTAGTGCTACCCCCGGCATATTTAGTTTTGGTGCTAGCTCTTCAGCTTCGTCAAAAAATGCTGTCAATGCCAGCAGCAGAGTCAGTCCTAGTCTATTTGCTTTTGGTGCCAGTTCTGCCTCTTCACAAACTGCCAGTACTGCTGGAATTTTCGGTTCCAATTGGCAGGCCCCAAAGTCTCCAGGCTTCAGTTCCCCATTTAGTTCTGCTACCCCTACTGCGTTTGCATTTGGAGCATCCTCGTCTTTTTTTACTGCTCCAACCACCACAGCGGTGGCCTTTGGATCAGCACCCATTACCCCTAGTGGACCAGCCATTTCATTTGGTTCAAATTTGACCAACTCGTCTTCACAGGCCATATTTGGTTACTCTACTACTCCTTTTACTGCGCTCCCTGGGAACAATAACCAGATGAAGTCAAAGGAAGGCAGCATGGCTAAGGACGCTATGCATGCATCTTCCCCTGCAATTTCATTTGATCAACCTTCTGTCTCGCCCTCTCCAGTTGGTTTCATGTTTGGTTCAACTCCTAGTCCATTCCAGTTTGGCGGCCAGCAGAGTCAGCCTGCTGCTCAGAACCCATCTCCATTTGCAGCATCAGGCAGTTTAGGTGCTGGAGGAAGTTTCTCATTCGGTAGCAGTGGTCCTGACAAATCAGGTTGA